From the genome of Chroicocephalus ridibundus chromosome 1, bChrRid1.1, whole genome shotgun sequence, one region includes:
- the NR0B1 gene encoding nuclear receptor subfamily 0 group B member 1 produces the protein MACVERCCRCCADGRRHSSILYNILRSQERAAASPAGQGSRPRRGPGQASRGCPCGGWRRRRVALRSPQVACKAASAVLVKTLRFVQNVPCFQELPLDEQLLLVRSCWAPLLVLGLAQDRVHFETVESAEPSMLQRILTTRRQGEQPPPRGPAPGRPHHGPAGGGGPQLPSAGEIQAIKGFLAKCWSLDISTKEYAYLKGTVLFNPDLPGLQCTQYIEGLQREAQQALNEHVRLIHRGDEARFAKLNVVLSLLRSINANVIAELFFRPIIGAVNMDDMLLEMLCAKL, from the exons ATGGCCTGCGTGGagcgctgctgccgctgctgtgcGGACGGACGGCGGCACAGCAGCATCCTCTACAACATCCTCAGGAGCCAGGAGCGGGCGGCGGCGTCGCCGGCGGGGCAGGGGTCGAGGccgaggcgggggccggggcaggcgtCCCGCGGCTGCCCGTGcggcgggtggcggcggcggcgggtggccCTGAGGAGCCCGCAGGTGGCCTGCAAGGCGGCCTCGGCCGTGCTGGTGAAGACGCTGCGCTTCGTCCAGAACGTGCCCTGCTTCCAGGAGCTGCCCCTGGACGAGCAGCTCCTGCTGGTCCGCAGCTGCTGGGCGCCgctgctggtgctggggctgGCGCAGGACCGGGTCCACTTCGAGACGGTGGAGAGCGCGGAGCCCAGCATGCTGCAGAGGATCCTCACCACCCGCCGGCAGGGtgagcagcccccgccgcggggaCCGGCGCCGGGCCGGCCGCACCACGGCCCCGCCGGCGGTGGCGGCCCGCAGCTGCCCTCGGCCGGCGAGATTCAGGCCATCAAGGGCTTCCTGGCCAAGTGCTGGAGCCTGGATATCAGCACCAAAGAGTACGCTTACCTCAAGGGGACGGTGCTCTTCAACCCGG atctaCCTGGACTGCAGTGTACACAGTACATTGAAGGACTGCAGAGGGAAGCACAACAAGCTCTAAATGAACATGTCAGACTCATTCACAGAGGTGATGAAGCCAGATTTGCCAAGCTGAATGTTGTTCTATCCTTGTTAAGATCTATTAATGCTAATGTGATTGCTGAACTATTCTTTAGGCCTATCATTGGAGCAGTGAACATGGATGACATGCTTTTGGAAATGCTTTGTGCAAAATTATAA